One Oscillospiraceae bacterium genomic region harbors:
- a CDS encoding rhamnan synthesis F family protein — translation MKRLIVYFHYDPLGQIDTACRVAVEAMAHYGEVFFISNSTLRPADRAWAASVTLTCRERENKGLDVGAYKEALAVIGRGRLARYDELVLMNFTLAGPVCSLASMFAAMEARPELAFWGLTRHYAMKSRRFGGRSGEVPEHLQSHFLAVRAPLLHSEDFWQYWQKMPLPKSYEESIANHETRFTAHFANLGCRWDSYVDTKDLQDVFVNPIMACPRELLENRGCPFFKRRSFFTPYADELRRTDGTAARTLYDYVKQETNYPVDLLLAALLQRQPLEALARELHWQYVLPDAAPVEPAPELAAQGLALLHLPISEVEKADPVTAWYTREAARRADEALAQAAALFAKEPMLGVLSPAVPLWSAARQSRDADWQAARPALQGKVNVPLGQNPPPAPACGWALVRLAAVAGSDTLPAITAPEDAWLLPLKAQQNGFFSASFTTAAQSAAAADQLALHYQQAADPKAVAKQFGRLVKHKLKK, via the coding sequence ATGAAACGGCTGATCGTTTATTTCCATTATGACCCGCTGGGCCAGATCGACACCGCCTGCCGTGTGGCCGTGGAAGCCATGGCCCATTATGGCGAGGTGTTCTTTATCTCCAACAGCACGCTGCGCCCGGCGGACCGTGCCTGGGCGGCGTCGGTGACATTGACCTGCCGCGAACGGGAAAATAAGGGCCTTGACGTGGGTGCCTATAAAGAAGCGCTGGCTGTCATCGGCCGGGGCCGCCTGGCCCGCTACGACGAACTGGTGCTGATGAACTTCACGCTGGCAGGCCCCGTCTGCTCGCTGGCTTCGATGTTCGCTGCCATGGAGGCCCGCCCGGAGCTGGCCTTTTGGGGCTTGACCCGCCACTACGCCATGAAGAGCCGACGCTTTGGCGGCCGAAGCGGGGAAGTGCCGGAACATCTGCAATCCCACTTTTTGGCCGTCCGCGCACCGCTTTTGCACAGCGAGGATTTCTGGCAGTATTGGCAGAAAATGCCGCTGCCCAAAAGCTATGAGGAATCCATTGCTAACCACGAGACACGATTCACCGCGCATTTTGCAAACCTCGGCTGCCGCTGGGATTCCTACGTGGATACGAAAGATTTGCAGGACGTTTTCGTCAATCCCATCATGGCCTGCCCGCGGGAACTGCTGGAAAACCGGGGCTGCCCGTTTTTCAAGCGCCGCAGCTTTTTTACCCCCTATGCGGATGAACTGCGCCGCACCGACGGTACCGCCGCCCGCACCCTGTACGATTACGTAAAACAGGAGACCAACTACCCCGTGGACCTGCTGCTGGCCGCGCTTTTGCAGCGCCAGCCGCTGGAGGCGCTGGCCCGGGAACTGCACTGGCAGTACGTGTTGCCCGATGCCGCCCCCGTTGAGCCTGCGCCCGAGTTGGCTGCCCAAGGCTTGGCCCTGCTGCACCTGCCGATTTCGGAAGTTGAAAAGGCCGACCCCGTTACCGCCTGGTACACCCGCGAAGCTGCCCGCCGAGCCGATGAAGCGCTGGCTCAGGCCGCCGCCCTTTTTGCTAAAGAGCCGATGCTGGGTGTGCTAAGCCCGGCAGTGCCTCTTTGGTCTGCCGCCCGGCAAAGCCGCGATGCCGATTGGCAGGCGGCGCGCCCGGCCCTGCAAGGCAAAGTCAACGTGCCGTTGGGCCAAAACCCGCCCCCGGCTCCGGCCTGTGGCTGGGCACTGGTGCGGCTGGCCGCTGTGGCGGGCAGCGACACTCTGCCCGCCATCACCGCCCCGGAGGATGCCTGGCTGCTGCCGCTGAAAGCCCAGCAAAACGGTTTCTTCAGTGCCAGCTTTACCACCGCCGCGCAAAGCGCCGCTGCGGCTGACCAGCTGGCCCTGCATTACCAGCAGGCTGCCGATCCGAAGGCCGTGGCGAAGCAGTTTGGCCGTTTAGTCAAGCACAAACTCAAAAAATAA
- a CDS encoding rhamnan synthesis F family protein: protein MKRLGIFFFYEKNGDVDDFITYYLADLAKNLTDLVVVCNGKLSAQGRAAFSQFTDNIIVRENKGLDVWAYKTALDSYGWDKLSEFDEIVMTNSTLMGPVRPLKEMFDAMAENQDLDFWGLSIHHGAKSNPFKGKHIYSYLPVHIQSHFIVYRQRFVKSPELQQYWDNMPMIADYNDSVQRYEAVFTKQFEERGFKWDVYVKTDDLKDFTDYPLLVCPTKLLREKKCPLFKRRSFMHTLEAYLNDTAGEPVQELYAYLRDETDYPLDLIWKNMIRTMHPHEFTRNLGLTRIIQPTVQNKAQVEEIRANRRIALAMHLYFMDMLDQSMAFAAKFPPETDVFISTNEPGKKEKIEKAFAALPLHSVTVQVVENRGRDVGAFLCDLAPQLRGYDYACFMHDKKAIQTKPGSVGASFGYVCNENVCKNAAHVLNILCEFENDPYLGILCPPFPAHGLYFMNMCSGGWGPNFENTKKLLKETLKLDVPIAGEESPIAPYGSVFWFRPKALAPLFDYGWQHTDFPPEPLPQDGTISHAIERVYPFVAQAAGYYPAVVMSRDYAVIRNDTMQAYATGMIRPLARVFDCTTFWGASSAAAGFAAKRHLFGIYGPYANSRRRHARNWLRDNLPESAYKGIINTKRAIFGPHHGPYED, encoded by the coding sequence ATGAAACGATTGGGCATTTTCTTTTTCTACGAGAAAAACGGCGATGTAGATGACTTTATTACCTACTACCTCGCAGATCTTGCAAAAAACCTGACCGACCTGGTCGTGGTCTGCAACGGCAAACTCAGCGCCCAGGGCCGCGCGGCCTTCTCGCAGTTTACGGATAACATCATCGTGCGCGAGAACAAGGGCCTGGATGTCTGGGCCTACAAAACGGCGCTGGATTCCTACGGCTGGGATAAGCTGTCGGAGTTTGACGAGATCGTCATGACCAACTCTACCCTGATGGGCCCCGTGCGCCCGCTGAAAGAGATGTTTGACGCCATGGCCGAGAATCAGGATCTCGACTTCTGGGGCCTGTCCATCCACCACGGCGCCAAGTCCAATCCTTTCAAGGGCAAGCACATCTATAGCTATCTGCCGGTGCATATCCAGTCCCACTTCATCGTTTACCGCCAGCGTTTTGTAAAAAGCCCGGAACTGCAGCAGTACTGGGACAACATGCCCATGATCGCCGACTACAACGATTCCGTCCAGCGGTACGAGGCTGTCTTTACCAAGCAGTTCGAGGAACGCGGCTTTAAGTGGGATGTCTATGTCAAGACCGATGACCTGAAAGATTTCACTGACTATCCGCTGCTGGTCTGCCCGACCAAGCTGTTGCGGGAGAAAAAGTGCCCGCTGTTCAAGCGCCGCAGCTTTATGCACACGCTGGAAGCCTACTTGAACGATACGGCCGGTGAGCCGGTGCAGGAGTTGTACGCTTACCTGCGGGATGAAACGGATTATCCGCTGGACCTCATCTGGAAAAACATGATCCGCACCATGCACCCGCATGAGTTTACCCGTAACCTCGGTTTGACCCGCATCATCCAGCCTACGGTGCAGAACAAGGCCCAGGTCGAGGAGATCCGCGCCAACCGCAGGATCGCCCTGGCCATGCACCTTTATTTTATGGATATGCTGGACCAGAGTATGGCCTTTGCCGCCAAGTTCCCGCCGGAGACGGACGTGTTCATCTCCACCAACGAACCCGGCAAAAAAGAGAAGATCGAAAAGGCCTTCGCTGCCCTGCCTCTGCACAGCGTCACCGTGCAGGTGGTGGAAAATCGCGGCCGCGATGTGGGTGCGTTCCTCTGCGACCTGGCCCCGCAGCTGCGCGGTTATGATTACGCCTGCTTCATGCACGATAAAAAGGCCATCCAGACCAAGCCAGGCAGCGTAGGTGCCAGCTTCGGCTATGTCTGCAACGAGAACGTCTGCAAAAATGCCGCCCATGTGCTGAACATACTCTGCGAGTTCGAGAATGACCCGTACCTTGGCATCCTCTGCCCGCCGTTCCCGGCCCATGGCCTCTACTTCATGAATATGTGTTCCGGCGGCTGGGGTCCCAACTTCGAGAACACCAAAAAGCTGCTGAAAGAGACACTCAAGTTGGATGTGCCCATTGCGGGCGAGGAATCGCCCATTGCGCCCTACGGCAGTGTGTTCTGGTTCCGCCCCAAGGCGCTGGCCCCGCTGTTCGACTACGGCTGGCAGCATACGGATTTCCCGCCCGAGCCGCTGCCCCAGGACGGTACCATCAGCCATGCCATTGAGCGTGTCTACCCGTTTGTTGCCCAGGCTGCCGGTTATTACCCGGCCGTCGTCATGAGCCGCGACTATGCTGTGATCCGCAATGACACCATGCAGGCCTATGCCACTGGCATGATCCGCCCGCTGGCCCGCGTGTTTGACTGTACCACCTTCTGGGGGGCTTCCAGCGCGGCTGCCGGCTTTGCGGCCAAGCGTCATTTGTTTGGCATCTACGGCCCCTACGCCAACAGCCGCCGCCGTCACGCCCGCAACTGGCTACGGGATAACCTGCCGGAGTCCGCCTACAAGGGCATCATCAACACCAAGCGTGCCATCTTCGGCCCCCACCACGGCCCGTATGAGGATTAA
- a CDS encoding NAD(P)-dependent oxidoreductase, whose amino-acid sequence MKTILVTGAAGYIGRHVVKNALDRGCKVIASDFSFKGVDERAEFCDVPIFSGDKEIYRKVGSPDICIHLAWRDGFRHNSPAHMKDLSAHVTFLNDLVAGGLKDLSVMGTMHEVGYWEGAINESTPCKPQSQYGIAKNALRQSLMLSLDGSPCKLHWLRAYYITGDEAHGSSIFAKLAQAELDGKKTFPFTSGKNLYDFIDVDELANMIVAASVQEEINGIINVCTGEPRSLADRVEQFLRDKNYKIKLDYGAFPDRPYDSPGTWGDATKIKQILAKDQL is encoded by the coding sequence ATGAAAACGATTCTGGTTACCGGCGCCGCCGGATATATCGGCCGCCACGTTGTCAAAAATGCGCTGGATCGCGGCTGCAAGGTCATCGCGTCTGACTTCTCTTTTAAAGGCGTGGATGAGCGGGCGGAGTTTTGCGATGTGCCCATCTTCAGCGGTGACAAAGAAATCTACCGCAAGGTGGGCAGCCCGGACATCTGTATCCACCTGGCCTGGCGGGACGGTTTTCGCCACAACTCTCCGGCCCATATGAAGGACCTGTCCGCCCACGTCACATTCCTGAACGACCTGGTGGCAGGCGGCCTGAAAGATTTAAGCGTCATGGGCACTATGCACGAAGTGGGCTACTGGGAGGGTGCCATCAACGAAAGCACCCCCTGCAAGCCCCAAAGCCAGTACGGCATCGCCAAAAACGCCCTGCGCCAAAGCCTGATGCTCTCGCTGGACGGCAGCCCCTGCAAGCTGCACTGGCTGCGCGCCTACTACATCACCGGCGACGAAGCCCACGGCAGTTCCATCTTTGCCAAACTGGCTCAGGCTGAACTGGACGGCAAAAAGACCTTCCCGTTCACCAGCGGCAAAAACCTCTATGACTTCATCGATGTGGACGAGCTTGCCAACATGATCGTCGCTGCCAGCGTGCAGGAGGAGATCAACGGCATCATCAACGTCTGCACCGGCGAGCCCCGCAGCCTGGCCGACCGGGTCGAGCAATTCCTGCGGGATAAGAACTACAAGATCAAGCTGGACTACGGTGCCTTCCCGGACCGCCCGTATGACAGCCCCGGCACCTGGGGCGACGCAACCAAAATCAAACAAATTCTTGCAAAGGATCAGCTATGA
- a CDS encoding glycosyltransferase — MPPRISVIVPIYNAASTLRAAVQSILTQDIAGLEVLLVDDGSTDVTPGLCHDLALRDDRIQVITQKNAGICAARNRGLSVAEGMYVTFCDDDDLLLPGALALLLQKAEDTGADIVRADYELIHISPDGTETPQPHPAGTACDLAADGDYRKFLQNSGPQFVWNALYRRSAIGNLRFDEHCRYGLEDFIFNAGLYARTDKVHYLPQPVYRHFESGQSTSQCQTVQALQGRIGVLDRWMAAEYKAIQARCPEAARAAVWNDRRAQAITFLMHQLADAKAPGALRRHGWRTLRGVLARYPAPPLDLWHEAKHHKKQTGALLLYNLRLQRLYELWANRPKNRRRKLP, encoded by the coding sequence ATGCCGCCGCGTATCAGTGTGATCGTGCCCATCTACAATGCGGCATCCACCCTGCGGGCTGCCGTGCAGTCCATCCTTACCCAAGATATTGCCGGGCTGGAGGTGCTGCTGGTCGATGACGGCTCCACCGATGTCACCCCCGGCCTTTGCCACGATCTGGCCCTGCGGGACGACCGCATCCAGGTCATCACCCAGAAAAACGCCGGTATCTGCGCCGCCCGCAACCGGGGGCTTTCCGTCGCTGAGGGCATGTATGTGACCTTCTGCGACGACGACGATCTGCTGCTGCCCGGTGCGCTGGCCCTGCTGCTGCAAAAGGCGGAGGACACCGGCGCTGACATCGTCCGTGCCGATTACGAGCTGATCCACATCAGCCCCGACGGCACCGAGACCCCGCAGCCCCACCCGGCGGGCACGGCCTGTGACCTGGCCGCCGACGGCGACTACCGCAAGTTCCTGCAAAACAGCGGCCCGCAATTCGTCTGGAATGCCCTCTACCGCCGCTCGGCCATCGGCAATCTGCGCTTTGACGAGCATTGCCGCTATGGCCTTGAGGATTTCATCTTCAACGCCGGACTTTATGCCCGCACCGACAAAGTACACTACCTGCCGCAGCCTGTCTACCGCCATTTCGAGAGTGGGCAAAGCACCTCCCAGTGCCAGACCGTACAGGCTTTGCAGGGGCGCATCGGCGTGCTGGACCGCTGGATGGCAGCCGAGTATAAGGCCATTCAGGCCCGCTGCCCCGAAGCTGCCCGCGCGGCCGTCTGGAACGACCGCCGCGCCCAGGCTATCACCTTTTTGATGCACCAGCTGGCAGATGCCAAAGCCCCCGGTGCGCTGCGCCGCCACGGCTGGCGCACTTTACGCGGTGTGCTGGCCCGTTACCCGGCCCCGCCGCTGGATCTTTGGCACGAAGCCAAGCACCATAAAAAGCAGACCGGCGCACTGCTGCTGTACAACCTGCGGCTGCAACGCCTGTATGAACTGTGGGCCAACCGCCCGAAAAACCGCAGGAGGAAACTGCCATGA
- a CDS encoding glycosyltransferase — protein MTERFSVAAVVVTYNRLPLLRQCLAALAAQTAQDLTIFLVDNASTDGTAEAVAEMALPNLVYRNTGKNLGGAGGFAYGVREAALAGYDALWLMDDDTLPTPTALEAFLQTDRNLQGQYGWLSSRALAPDGTDQPMNLQRVTPYKDLPGFDGERIPAVMASFVSLFLRTETVRRYGLPIAEFFIWSDDWEYTRRISRAQPCYVVPASRVVHAMQNPGIVNIAADVPARWERYRYFYRNDVVLYRREGLRGWLWLLAKDAWHTAQVLCSPQGCKAWRIGIIWKGFFAGVRFRPATPYLP, from the coding sequence ATGACTGAACGATTTTCTGTTGCGGCGGTGGTGGTGACCTACAACCGCCTGCCGCTGTTGCGCCAATGCCTGGCGGCCCTTGCCGCCCAGACCGCGCAGGATTTGACCATCTTTCTGGTCGATAACGCCAGCACCGACGGCACCGCCGAAGCTGTGGCCGAAATGGCCCTGCCCAACCTTGTTTACCGCAACACCGGCAAAAACCTGGGTGGGGCAGGGGGCTTCGCTTACGGCGTGCGGGAGGCTGCCCTTGCCGGGTACGACGCCCTCTGGCTCATGGACGACGACACCCTGCCCACCCCCACGGCGCTGGAAGCCTTTTTACAGACCGACCGCAACTTGCAAGGCCAATACGGCTGGCTTTCCAGCCGTGCTTTAGCGCCAGACGGCACTGACCAGCCCATGAACCTGCAGCGAGTGACACCCTACAAAGACCTGCCCGGTTTTGACGGCGAGCGCATCCCGGCGGTCATGGCCAGTTTTGTTTCGCTGTTTCTGCGTACCGAGACCGTGCGCCGATACGGCCTGCCCATCGCCGAGTTCTTCATCTGGTCCGACGATTGGGAGTACACCCGCCGTATTTCCCGGGCACAGCCGTGCTACGTGGTCCCGGCCAGCCGGGTCGTGCATGCCATGCAGAACCCCGGCATCGTGAACATTGCCGCCGACGTTCCCGCCCGGTGGGAGCGCTACCGCTATTTTTACCGTAATGACGTGGTACTGTACCGGCGCGAAGGCCTGCGCGGCTGGCTGTGGCTGCTGGCCAAAGACGCCTGGCACACTGCGCAGGTGCTTTGCAGCCCCCAGGGCTGCAAAGCCTGGCGCATCGGCATTATTTGGAAAGGATTCTTCGCGGGGGTGCGTTTCCGCCCCGCAACACCCTACCTGCCATGA
- a CDS encoding DUF4422 domain-containing protein, with product MQTTIIVATHKPYWVPDDPMYLPVQMGHAIHPACGYIGDDTGENISERNANFCELTGLYWAAHNIDSDYIGIVHYRRYFASRKKSIFDAKKRRVISHEELCAILATTNVVLPKERHYFIETNYTQYIHAHHKQDLTVTRAIIERKCPEYLPAYDMYMSKTHGHHFNMFVMKRELLQHYCTWLFDILFELERELDMTGYSTNDRRVFGFVSERLLDAWLITNNISYEELDIVYMEHQNWLHKGTQFLKRKFFPKKDD from the coding sequence TTGCAGACAACGATCATTGTAGCAACACATAAGCCTTACTGGGTGCCGGACGATCCTATGTATCTGCCGGTGCAGATGGGCCATGCCATCCACCCGGCCTGCGGTTATATCGGCGATGATACGGGCGAAAATATCTCGGAGCGCAACGCCAATTTCTGTGAGCTGACCGGCCTGTACTGGGCGGCGCACAACATCGATTCCGATTATATCGGCATCGTGCATTACCGCCGCTATTTTGCCAGCCGCAAAAAAAGCATCTTCGATGCCAAAAAGCGCCGGGTCATCAGCCACGAGGAACTGTGCGCCATCCTGGCTACCACCAACGTGGTGCTGCCCAAGGAACGCCACTATTTCATCGAGACGAACTACACCCAGTACATCCACGCCCACCACAAGCAGGACTTGACCGTCACCCGGGCGATCATCGAGCGCAAATGCCCGGAGTATCTGCCGGCCTACGACATGTATATGTCCAAGACCCACGGCCACCACTTTAATATGTTTGTGATGAAGCGGGAACTGCTGCAGCATTACTGCACCTGGCTGTTCGACATCCTGTTTGAGCTGGAGCGGGAACTGGACATGACCGGCTACTCCACCAACGACCGCCGCGTCTTCGGCTTCGTTAGTGAGCGTTTGCTTGACGCCTGGCTCATCACCAACAACATCAGCTACGAAGAGCTGGACATCGTGTATATGGAGCACCAGAACTGGCTGCACAAGGGCACCCAGTTCTTAAAACGTAAATTTTTCCCGAAAAAAGATGACTGA
- a CDS encoding ABC-F family ATP-binding cassette domain-containing protein has translation MLLELQNLGKSFGEHEVLKDVNAGVERGDRIGIIGANGTGKTTLLRILCGESLPDAGDAAFGTGVTCGYLEQNARLAPTLDIYATMKLAFAPALDAMQKMDDLQRRLAADPHNTALTEEIAHCTAIVDAMDAYNMDTQIKKVLNGMGFPADTWVKLAGVLSGGEQTRLRLARLLLERPDLLILDEPTNHLDLETMEWLENYLKTYRGAVLVVSHDRYFLDAVCTRIWELRGKTIKTYRGNYSAYLPQREAADERQQKLHDAAVEKAAKLQDYVDRNLVRASTTKMAQSRRKQLEKLEIVEAPTAEAYELNFRFEYDIEPYDELVIMKNLTVRIGERTLIDALDYTVHRGDKLVIAGPNGTGKSTLLQVLDGKRRPSGGMVRLGSGAKPGVFTQQQAKRAGRVIDAIWNQYPRFTELEVRSHLARFGYRGEEVFKDCAALSGGELARLRFAELALERPNLMFLDEPTNHLDIYMRESLTQALAAYTGTLLLVTHDRYLMQTLGCPILYLEDGKATFYPNFAALQNRDNGKTQEQQKAEDTVKKQAYGKEQRKRRAEVRARIKAVENQIEELGAHIVELENEINDPEVLRDHLLLRDKCDELDDTRFHQQELYDEWEKLAEEQEAFEAEDA, from the coding sequence ATGCTGTTGGAACTGCAAAACCTGGGCAAAAGCTTTGGCGAACATGAAGTTCTGAAGGACGTCAACGCCGGGGTCGAGCGCGGCGACCGCATCGGCATCATTGGCGCAAACGGCACCGGCAAAACCACGCTGCTGCGCATCCTGTGCGGCGAGAGCCTGCCCGATGCAGGCGATGCTGCCTTTGGCACCGGCGTGACCTGCGGTTATCTGGAGCAGAACGCCCGCCTGGCCCCCACGCTGGACATTTACGCCACGATGAAACTGGCCTTCGCCCCGGCTCTGGACGCCATGCAGAAGATGGACGACCTGCAGCGCCGCCTGGCTGCGGACCCGCATAACACAGCCCTGACCGAGGAAATCGCCCACTGCACCGCCATCGTGGATGCCATGGACGCTTATAATATGGACACCCAGATCAAAAAGGTGCTCAACGGTATGGGCTTCCCGGCGGATACCTGGGTCAAACTGGCGGGCGTCCTTTCCGGCGGTGAGCAGACTCGTCTGCGCCTGGCCCGTCTGCTGCTGGAGCGTCCTGACCTGCTGATCCTGGACGAGCCTACCAACCACCTGGACCTGGAAACCATGGAATGGCTGGAAAATTACCTCAAGACCTACCGCGGCGCGGTGCTGGTCGTCAGCCATGACCGCTATTTTTTGGACGCCGTCTGCACCCGCATCTGGGAGCTGCGCGGCAAGACCATCAAGACCTACCGCGGCAACTACTCGGCCTATCTGCCCCAGCGCGAAGCCGCCGACGAGCGCCAGCAAAAACTGCATGATGCCGCTGTGGAAAAGGCCGCCAAACTGCAGGACTACGTCGACCGCAACCTTGTGCGCGCCTCCACCACCAAGATGGCCCAGAGCCGCCGCAAGCAGCTGGAAAAGCTGGAGATCGTGGAAGCACCGACCGCCGAAGCCTACGAGTTGAACTTTCGCTTTGAGTACGACATCGAGCCCTATGACGAGCTGGTTATCATGAAAAACCTCACCGTCCGCATCGGGGAACGCACCCTCATCGATGCGCTGGACTACACGGTCCACCGCGGGGACAAGCTGGTCATCGCCGGCCCCAACGGCACCGGCAAGTCCACACTGCTGCAAGTGCTGGACGGCAAGCGCCGCCCCTCCGGCGGCATGGTTCGCCTAGGCAGCGGCGCCAAGCCTGGTGTCTTCACTCAGCAGCAGGCCAAGCGCGCCGGCAGGGTCATCGATGCCATCTGGAACCAGTACCCCCGCTTTACCGAACTGGAAGTCCGCAGCCACCTGGCTCGTTTCGGCTACCGGGGCGAGGAAGTGTTCAAGGATTGCGCCGCCCTCTCCGGCGGCGAACTGGCCCGCCTGCGCTTTGCCGAGCTGGCCCTCGAACGACCCAACCTGATGTTCCTGGACGAGCCTACCAACCACTTGGACATTTATATGCGCGAAAGCCTGACCCAGGCGTTGGCGGCCTACACCGGCACGCTGCTGCTGGTCACTCATGACCGCTACCTGATGCAGACCCTGGGCTGTCCGATCCTGTACCTTGAAGACGGCAAGGCAACCTTCTACCCGAACTTTGCTGCCCTGCAAAACCGCGATAACGGCAAGACCCAGGAACAGCAGAAAGCCGAGGACACAGTCAAAAAGCAGGCCTACGGCAAAGAGCAGCGCAAGCGCCGGGCCGAGGTCCGCGCCCGCATCAAAGCCGTGGAGAACCAGATCGAGGAACTGGGCGCGCACATCGTGGAACTGGAAAACGAGATCAACGACCCCGAGGTCCTGCGCGACCACCTGCTGCTGCGGGATAAGTGCGACGAACTGGACGACACCCGCTTCCACCAGCAGGAACTATACGACGAGTGGGAAAAGCTCGCCGAGGAGCAGGAAGCCTTCGAGGCCGAGGACGCATAA
- a CDS encoding YjjG family noncanonical pyrimidine nucleotidase: MAIYTCVLLDVDNTLLDFDAAERQALTDMLAEYELPHDARACEIYHAVNRELWDALAKGQLTKPKLFQQRFGRFMKAMDLPDNGKAVQMNDRYEELLSTHADLLPGALTALEELSEVATLAIVSNGAVMVQEARIRDSGIERYMDGVYISEKVGAAKPSAKLFEHVLKDLGITNRSRVLMVGDDLLADIKGGQNAGLDTCWFNLKNEENKSNIHPKFEIGSYEDLYKIVMEPEELENIGVRNRRHSNEA; encoded by the coding sequence ATGGCCATTTACACTTGCGTCCTTCTGGACGTTGACAACACTTTGCTGGACTTTGATGCGGCTGAGCGCCAGGCCCTGACCGATATGCTGGCCGAGTACGAGCTGCCCCATGACGCCCGCGCTTGTGAGATCTACCACGCCGTCAACCGCGAGCTGTGGGATGCGCTCGCCAAAGGCCAGCTGACCAAACCCAAGCTGTTCCAGCAGCGGTTCGGCCGCTTCATGAAAGCGATGGACCTGCCCGATAACGGCAAGGCTGTCCAGATGAATGACCGCTACGAGGAACTGCTTTCCACCCATGCCGACCTGCTTCCCGGTGCGCTGACCGCACTGGAGGAACTGAGCGAGGTCGCCACTCTGGCCATCGTCTCCAATGGCGCGGTCATGGTGCAGGAGGCCCGCATCCGGGATTCCGGCATTGAGCGCTACATGGACGGTGTCTATATCTCCGAGAAAGTCGGTGCGGCCAAACCTTCGGCCAAACTGTTTGAGCATGTCCTCAAGGACCTGGGCATCACCAACCGCAGCCGTGTGCTGATGGTGGGCGACGATCTGCTGGCTGACATCAAGGGCGGCCAGAACGCAGGCCTCGACACCTGCTGGTTCAACCTGAAAAACGAGGAAAACAAGTCGAACATCCACCCCAAATTTGAGATCGGCTCCTATGAGGATCTGTACAAGATCGTGATGGAGCCGGAGGAACTGGAAAACATCGGCGTGCGCAACCGCCGCCACAGCAATGAAGCATAA